A portion of the Petrotoga sp. 9PW.55.5.1 genome contains these proteins:
- a CDS encoding penicillin-binding transpeptidase domain-containing protein has translation MKEKRVKLLFALFFLGMVVLFSRSFHLQILDHHKYTSEVQNLATRIIRISPKRGNIYDRNGKLLAWNQRIYRITNLGSTLDQEIEDELYYILKDFVDNPYTVIDRLNFQKRVNLEINSIAAQKIANLDKNLIVEERYVRKYAHESLYHLLGYVDNEGTARSGLELVFDKQLRGSPGFSMINTAFNKSLNPSLQNVPPINGNNIFLTIDLDLQIKAYEYLNEKEYKGTVILSNPNNGEILVFVSAPSPDPNAFSQGMTNLEFQNILNNSNKPLLNRVTSSLYPPGSILKPFVAYGALEAGISPEATILSTGKYYLRNSQGTIIGSYSDWKNAGHGETNLVKSLRASVNSYYYWLGEELGIEHLKVIADKFEIDKKTGIIVPNEKSGIFPDPEWKRANFNTIWYPGETLLTYIGQGYVTLTPLQVLRIYNIFATKGDYYQFDLFLKEENIFGETVKKRESILQDSYPMNEEYLEYIYQGMIEVTTFRGSQVEDAGTAYNSFYDFPYVVAGKTGTAEVSGGKLSHSWFAGFLPADDPQYSIVVLIENGGQGSTAAAPIARKILDDLASKYLN, from the coding sequence ATGAAAGAAAAGAGAGTTAAATTACTTTTTGCCTTATTTTTTCTAGGGATGGTAGTTCTTTTTTCTCGATCTTTTCATTTGCAAATATTAGATCACCACAAATATACTTCAGAAGTTCAAAATTTAGCAACAAGAATAATTCGAATTTCACCCAAAAGGGGTAATATTTATGATAGAAATGGTAAGTTATTAGCTTGGAATCAACGAATTTATAGAATTACTAACCTTGGAAGCACTTTAGATCAAGAAATAGAAGATGAATTATATTATATATTGAAAGATTTCGTAGATAACCCTTATACAGTTATAGATAGATTGAATTTTCAAAAAAGAGTAAATCTAGAAATTAACTCAATTGCTGCACAAAAAATAGCTAATTTAGATAAGAATCTTATAGTTGAAGAAAGATACGTGAGAAAATACGCTCATGAGTCTTTGTACCATTTATTAGGATACGTCGATAACGAAGGAACTGCGAGATCTGGGCTAGAATTGGTTTTTGATAAACAATTAAGAGGTTCTCCAGGATTTAGTATGATCAATACAGCATTCAATAAATCTCTGAATCCCTCTTTACAAAATGTTCCACCAATAAATGGTAACAACATATTTTTAACCATAGATTTGGATTTACAAATCAAAGCATACGAGTATTTAAATGAAAAAGAATATAAAGGAACAGTTATCCTATCTAATCCTAATAACGGAGAAATATTAGTCTTTGTTAGTGCCCCTTCGCCTGATCCTAATGCCTTTTCTCAAGGTATGACTAATTTAGAGTTTCAAAATATTTTAAACAACAGTAATAAACCTTTATTGAATAGAGTAACTTCATCCTTGTATCCCCCAGGTTCTATATTAAAACCTTTTGTAGCTTACGGTGCTCTTGAAGCAGGTATATCTCCAGAAGCCACAATATTATCTACAGGAAAATATTATTTAAGAAATTCTCAAGGAACTATTATAGGTTCTTATTCAGATTGGAAAAACGCTGGGCATGGTGAAACTAATCTCGTAAAATCTTTAAGGGCTTCAGTTAACTCTTACTACTATTGGTTAGGGGAGGAGTTAGGTATAGAACACCTTAAAGTAATTGCAGATAAGTTTGAAATTGATAAAAAAACAGGAATAATTGTTCCAAACGAAAAAAGTGGGATTTTCCCTGATCCAGAATGGAAAAGGGCAAATTTCAACACTATTTGGTATCCAGGAGAAACTTTATTAACCTATATAGGACAAGGTTATGTTACTCTTACTCCGCTTCAGGTATTAAGAATATATAATATCTTTGCAACAAAAGGAGATTATTATCAGTTTGATTTGTTTTTAAAAGAAGAAAACATTTTCGGCGAGACAGTCAAAAAAAGAGAAAGTATATTACAAGATTCATACCCGATGAATGAAGAATATTTGGAGTACATATATCAGGGAATGATAGAAGTAACAACTTTTAGAGGAAGCCAAGTAGAGGATGCTGGAACTGCTTACAATTCTTTTTATGATTTCCCTTATGTTGTAGCAGGAAAAACTGGAACTGCAGAAGTATCTGGTGGAAAATTATCACATTCTTGGTTTGCAGGGTTTTTACCAGCTGATGATCCTCAATATTCTATTGTTGTTTTGATTGAAAACGGCGGGCAAGGCTCAACTGCTGCTGCTCCGATAGCAAGAAAGATACTTGATGATCTAGCTAGCAAGTATCTAAATTAA
- a CDS encoding DUF123 domain-containing protein yields MNTGSYILLIKVKDDFEIDIRHRKVLIKEGLYAYIGSAMKNLHQRVGRHLTFKEKQNKQHWHIDKILEKEESQIIFVSMVPSLNRLEERISKKFSLSFDYIENFGSTDLRVKSNFYIIDDIDAFFQIIKTIVVKAQF; encoded by the coding sequence ATGAATACTGGGAGTTATATTTTATTAATAAAAGTTAAGGATGATTTTGAGATTGATATCAGACATAGAAAAGTTTTAATCAAAGAAGGTTTGTATGCATATATTGGTTCAGCTATGAAAAATCTTCATCAAAGAGTTGGCAGACATTTAACCTTCAAAGAAAAACAAAATAAACAGCACTGGCATATAGATAAAATATTAGAAAAAGAGGAAAGCCAGATAATTTTTGTTTCCATGGTTCCTTCACTTAATCGTCTTGAAGAACGAATATCAAAAAAATTTTCTTTGAGTTTTGATTATATAGAAAATTTTGGATCGACAGATTTAAGAGTAAAATCTAATTTTTACATTATTGACGATATAGACGCATTTTTTCAAATAATAAAAACTATTGTTGTGAAAGCACAGTTTTGA